The following are encoded together in the Parabacteroides chongii genome:
- a CDS encoding DNA/RNA helicase domain-containing protein yields MKSVNILSIIEAYRKLSNTLFQKLMNSYGIISGIKDYELNGIESFVNELLKIKNNITIVNNYYLGYSIPQIGKEFDLLRFGDNYIINIEIKTESSIDKIFKQQQKNRYYLEFLDKEVYIYTYILNENKLYKLIIKDSNNEIKEATFNELCNKLFLQEVVTFNNIDDLFNPSDYLVSPFNSPEKFMAEGYFLTVQQEQIYNEIRTKLSDATTKFIALTGSAGTGKTLLTYHIAKESIRKGEKVLILHCAPLNSGHKILMEEYGWSIHMPKYAPNTTDFDLIIIDEAQRMYPYQFDKYIEEVRTFNKKCIFSYDENQYLRDNEKNYHTKERIEKELSCTPYKLTDKIRTNKEIAYFIKQLFNLKKNISNIDYPNIELTYCKNYFSAKSLLQELSKKNWKVPNYTPGTRSTFHYEAYLSGDTESAHSVVGQEFDNVVIVIDDSFKYNSQGDLIADNTYYSQKQMLYQIITRTRKKLHIVIIDNEVMLDRCIDILNK; encoded by the coding sequence ATGAAAAGTGTCAATATTCTATCTATCATAGAAGCTTATCGAAAACTAAGTAATACACTATTCCAAAAACTTATGAATAGTTACGGAATAATCAGTGGAATAAAAGATTACGAGCTTAATGGTATAGAGTCTTTTGTGAATGAATTATTAAAAATAAAAAATAACATCACCATTGTTAACAACTATTATTTAGGATATTCAATACCACAAATTGGAAAAGAATTTGATTTACTTAGATTTGGTGATAATTATATTATCAACATAGAAATAAAAACGGAGAGTTCAATAGACAAGATATTCAAACAACAGCAAAAGAATAGATACTACCTCGAGTTCTTGGATAAGGAAGTTTATATCTATACCTATATTTTAAATGAAAATAAGCTTTATAAACTCATAATAAAAGATAGTAATAATGAAATAAAAGAAGCGACTTTTAATGAGTTGTGCAACAAGCTGTTTCTTCAAGAAGTAGTAACATTCAACAATATTGATGATTTATTTAATCCATCCGACTATTTAGTTTCTCCTTTCAATTCTCCTGAAAAATTTATGGCAGAAGGATATTTTCTTACAGTCCAACAAGAACAAATATATAATGAAATCCGAACAAAGTTATCTGACGCAACAACAAAATTCATAGCTTTAACAGGTAGTGCAGGAACAGGCAAAACATTATTGACTTATCATATAGCTAAAGAAAGTATTCGGAAAGGCGAAAAAGTACTTATTTTACATTGTGCTCCACTAAATAGTGGTCACAAAATCTTAATGGAAGAATATGGTTGGAGCATACATATGCCTAAATATGCTCCGAATACGACAGATTTTGACTTAATTATAATTGACGAAGCCCAACGAATGTATCCATATCAATTTGATAAATATATAGAGGAAGTACGCACTTTCAATAAAAAATGCATATTCTCATACGATGAAAACCAATACTTGCGTGATAATGAGAAAAATTACCATACCAAAGAAAGGATTGAAAAAGAATTATCATGTACCCCCTATAAGCTAACAGATAAAATTAGAACAAATAAAGAAATTGCATATTTTATAAAACAACTTTTCAATCTCAAAAAGAATATATCCAACATAGACTATCCCAACATTGAACTTACATATTGCAAAAATTATTTTTCTGCAAAATCATTGCTGCAAGAATTATCGAAGAAAAACTGGAAAGTACCTAATTACACACCGGGAACGCGCTCAACCTTCCATTATGAAGCATACTTATCCGGTGATACAGAAAGCGCACATTCTGTAGTTGGTCAAGAGTTCGACAACGTTGTGATAGTCATAGATGACTCTTTTAAATATAATTCTCAAGGAGATTTAATTGCTGATAATACTTATTATTCGCAAAAACAAATGTTATATCAAATAATCACTAGGACAAGAAAAAAACTGCATATTGTAATAATTGACAATGAAGTCATGTTAGATAGATGTATAGATATTCTAAATAAATAA